From one Anopheles cruzii chromosome 3, idAnoCruzAS_RS32_06, whole genome shotgun sequence genomic stretch:
- the LOC128272572 gene encoding serine protease 7-like isoform X1, whose product MKFFTTKLLAVCLVLYLRSAYGNWVFPDKVHLEFSDVLNKNCGDTSFTDREKPNEGRPFENPWLILFRHPEEKEPFCQGTLITSQHVLTSAICTEGIVINETKVVVGEYDRLVNPECYKESGCSSMTELGALNKIVHPNFINESYEYDIALVTLSEKLNYSNSVKPICLPLIPIIPSSVHTPMAYNALWPEKSVRPKQIRMGYIPHRECRKFTQDLLALHEGQICAQMKYPEKISLIGGSGSPLLTEFHDRSFQFGILSIGMPDARSAKPFVYVNISTHITWIHETVINSQT is encoded by the exons atgaaattctTCACTACCAAGTTACTAGCAGTTTGTCTGGTGTTATATTTAAGGAGTGCATATGGGAACT GGGTCTTCCCGGACAAAGTGCATTTGGAGTTTAGTGATGTACTTAATAAGAACTGTGGCGACACCTCATTCACTGATCGGGAAAAGCCCAACGAGGGGCGGCCTTTCGAAAACCCTTGGCTGATCTTGTTTCGACATCCGGAAGAAAAGGAACCATTTTGCCAAGGCACGCTCATCACCAGCCAACATGTGCTAACATCGGCAATATGTACGGAGGGTATTGTTATCAATGA AACAAAAGTGGTAGTGGGCGAATATGACCGATTGGTGAATCCTGAATGTTATAAAGAAAGTGGTTGTTCTTCAATGACTGAGCTCGGGGCACTAAATAAAATAGTGCATCCAAATTTCATCAACGAATCGTACGAATACGACATTGCTCTTGTAACGCTAAGTGAGAAGCTTAACTACAGTAACA GTGTAAAACCAATTTGCCTGCCATTGATTCCTATCATACCTTCGAGTGTCCATACACCGATGGCGTACAATGCCCTCTGGCCAGAGAAAAGTGTGCGACCGAAACAAATTCGAATGGGTTACATCCCTCATCGGGAGTGCCGGAAGTTCACGCAAGATTTGTTGGCTTTACACGAAGGACAGATTTGTGCACAAATGAAGTATCCTGAGAAAATAAGTCTTATCGGTGGGTCTGGATCGCCGCTGTTGACGGAATTTCACGATCGCTCATTCCAGTTCGGGATACTCTCAATCGGTATGCCGGACGCTAGGTCGGCTAAGCCATTCGTGTACGTAAATATTTCTACACACATCACCTGGATTCATGAAACCGTAATAAACAGCCAAACTTAA
- the LOC128275214 gene encoding neuropeptide F-like isoform X3: MANNNLTHRLLVALMICTLIVDLSILTAARPQDNDAASVAAAIRYLQELETKHAQHARPRFGKRGGYLNPLVFGQDEQEADWQDPTFSR; the protein is encoded by the exons ATGGCAAACAATAATTTAACACACCGTCTGCTCGTGGCGCTAATGATCTGCACATTGATCGTCGATCTCAGCATACTAACGGCGGCCCGGCCACAAGACAACGACGCGGCGTCTGTAGCTGCCGCCATTAGGTACCTGCAGGAACTCGAAACCAAGCATGCCCAACACGCCAGACCAAG ATTTGGTAAACGCGGGGGTTACCTCAATCCGCTTGTGTTTGGACAAGACGAACAAGAG GCTGATTGGCAGGATCCAACATTTTCCAGATGA
- the LOC128270527 gene encoding uncharacterized protein LOC128270527, which translates to MAPFRQQDRCKQQRRHDHSVYVQQLFKDFLTRNNGPRPATVAASNMQSGLFNPETRQRKQPGIFGRAVYARFERDGNGGDTYLRREANVTIKTGLMKWIDQQRNHHQEQQHPKKNLRKTVRFDDYLNLPGNFFSGADQITLPSEVCDKTVGNVSTNFMPRSTSTPFDRMNSFGVSGMLSDPDEFQSTQAQAHSKLPQVSDEWEKFLSGVKIVLTTIRKDQNFLQHCAQELKAVPIDRYSMDSSNETEKICRPTEVVSRSTSPKTKISDFIPPKAKSQSQASNRNFDSQHKQASSQKSDHGKPYATPEQDMLLTASPPSPSASADHQRSLLIERSFVFDETRADDTLMEKLDALLEDGENPTKDICLLNFDYDLVSQQDEKAVETSFSNHVPASQRNVLDQSLNLPETSLRLTPDLTIETFSEFNEILF; encoded by the exons ATGGCACCTTTTCGTCAACAGGACCGTTGTAAGCAGCAACGTCGCCACGACCATAGTGTCTACGTACAGCAGTTGTTTAAAGATTTTCTCACTCGAAACAATGGACCTCGTCCCGCAACGGTTGCTGCGAGTAATATGCAGAGCGGACTCTTTAATCCGGAAACACGGCAGCGTAAGCAACCTGGAATTTTCGGTCGTGCCGTTTATGCACGTTTTGAGCGAGACGGAAACGGCGGGGACACCTATCTACGCCGCGAAGCAAATGTTACCATAAAAACGGGTCTAATGAAATGGATCGATCAACAGCGGAACCACCATCAGGAGCAACAACATCCGAAAAAAAATTTACGAAAAACAGTGCGCTTCGATGATTATCTCAATTTGCCTGGTAATTTTTTCTCCGGAGCTGACCAGATAACGCTCCCCTCGGAAGTGTGCGATAAGACGGTGGGAAATGTATCAACCAACTTTATGCCACGTTCTACTTCCACACCGTTCGATCGGATGAATTCGTTCGGTGTCTCCGGCATGCTGTCTGATCCAGACGAATTTCAATCGACACAAGCACAAGCGCACTCTAAACTGCCGCAAGTGTCTGACGAGTGGGAAAAATTTCTGAGCGGCGTCAAAATAGTCCTGACCACAATACGCAAGGATCAGAATTTTCTACAACATTGCGCTCAAGAATTGAAAGCTGTCCCAATCGATCGATACAGTATGGACAGTTCcaatgaaaccgaaaaaatcTGTCGTCCTACAGAAGTAGTTAGTCGTTCGACTAGCCCAAAAACTAAAATCAGTGATTTCATTCCGCCAAAGGCAAAGAGTCAATCACAAGCAAGCAACCGAAATTTCGACTCGCAACATAAGCAGGCATCTTCCCAAAAATCAGATCAtggaaaa CCTTATGCAACACCCGAGCAGGATATGTTGCTG ACTGCATCTCCGCCTTCCCCGTCGGCGTCTGCTGATCACCAGAGAAGTTTGTTAATAGAACGGTCATTTGTCTTCGATGAAACTCGAGCGGATGATACACTGATGGAGAAGCTGGATGCATTGCTTGAAGATGGAGAAAATCCAACGAAGGATATCTGTTTACTAAATTTCGATTACGATCTAGTTTCGCAGCAAGACGAAAAAGCAGTTGAAACCTCTTTTTCAAATCACGTGCCAGCATCGCAACGCAACGTATTGGATCAATCACTGAATTTGCCGGAAACTTCGTTACGCTTAACACCAGATCTAACGATTGAGACATTTTCTGAATTCAATGAGATACTGTTTTGA
- the LOC128275214 gene encoding neuropeptide F-like isoform X1, which yields MANNNLTHRLLVALMICTLIVDLSILTAARPQDNDAASVAAAIRYLQELETKHAQHARPRLVRSDLSANINGIHSGLDKIIGYFILEAIDRAHSTDARPRFGKRGGYLNPLVFGQDEQERNFYRLIGRIQHFPDEQLSHNA from the exons ATGGCAAACAATAATTTAACACACCGTCTGCTCGTGGCGCTAATGATCTGCACATTGATCGTCGATCTCAGCATACTAACGGCGGCCCGGCCACAAGACAACGACGCGGCGTCTGTAGCTGCCGCCATTAGGTACCTGCAGGAACTCGAAACCAAGCATGCCCAACACGCCAGACCAAG GTTGGTACGAAGTGATCTTTCTGCTAATATTAATGGTATACACTCGGGGCTTGACAAAATTATTGGATATTTCATCCTAGAAGCTATCGATAGAGCTCACTCGACTGACGCTAGACCCAG ATTTGGTAAACGCGGGGGTTACCTCAATCCGCTTGTGTTTGGACAAGACGAACAAGAG CGGAACTTTTACAGGCTGATTGGCAGGATCCAACATTTTCCAGATGAACAACTTTCGCATAATGCTTAG
- the LOC128273312 gene encoding chymotrypsin-like protease CTRL-1: protein MRTDICMMFVAMLGANAQLLFPDELHAALSKTINKNCGEMPYSVHRRTKFGRIYENPWLVLLRHPQDGLHFCHGTLITNQFVLTTAVCSGPILTNGMATTEDRPTEIVLGEYDLNHKSDCAVDKNCSLAATTLSVDKVIIHPNFSSSSYENDIALLVLNDSIQLSNNVRPICLPLFPLVKDSDDHVLNIYNVLWSANNRPSQVWMRYVPFANCKEQLRNWTTVTTGQMCARIHNNSRINMLGGAGSALQVDFHERVYQIGILSIGFSNTASNNPYVYVDISKYTTWIDNIT, encoded by the exons ATGCGCACAGACATTTGCATGATGTTTGTGGCTATGTTAGGTGCTAATGCGCAAT TGCTGTTCCCGGATGAACTGCATGCAGCTCTCagtaaaacaatcaataaaaacTGTGGAGAAATGCCTTACAGTGTTCACAGGCGTACTAAATTCGGTCGAATTTATGAAAACCCTTGGTTAGTGTTATTACGTCACCCGCAAGACGGATTGCACTTCTGCCATGGAACGCTGATTACAAATCAATTCGTTTTAACGACCGCTGTTTGTAGTGGTCCAATTTTAACTAATGG TATGGCCACAACGGAAGATAGGCCAACCGAGATCGTACTAGGGGAATATGATCTCAACCACAAATCAGATTGTGCGGTTGATAAAAATTGTTCTCTTGCTGCTACGACATTGTCCGTCGATAAAGTAATCATTCATCCAAACTTTAGCAGTTCGTCGTACGAAAATGATATTGCCCTGCTCGTTTTGAATGACTCCATCCAGTTGAGTAACA aTGTACGTCCAATATGCTTGCCGCTTTTTCCATTAGTTAAAGACAGTGATGAtcatgttttgaatatttataatGTGTTGTGGTCAGCAAATAACCGACCGTCTCAAGTTTGGATGCGGTATGTGCCTTTCGCAAATTGCAAGGAACAGTTGAGGAACTGGACGACTGTGACGACTGGCCAAATGTGTGCCCGGATTCATAACAATTCGCGAATTAATATGCTAGGAGGTGCTGGCTCCGCGTTACAGGTGGATTTTCACGAACGTGTATATCAAATCGGGATACTATCTATTGGTTTTAGTAATACGGCTTCAAATAATCCCTATGTTTATGTAGACATATCCAAATACACAACTTGGATAGATAACATCACGTGA
- the LOC128271710 gene encoding RING finger and transmembrane domain-containing protein 2, protein MSDTNPTADHNRQQTDSYQAAGSEKEEVQKSQPSPVEVDRKSTAAADRPANSGALTETTNIPATSAPQTSSSASEQLLYCNPAADSTNVVLNPQTSTTAAIERQTSVGSIDSGTTMPSATGGGSGTAGGSGFRSSFSNGRVSFSRFISVDRTRSGNETGNGRSSNFSNDVFSDFLTLVQQARHPSSFFSAERRTFFNQTPSSGRSHAPGTSTPPSSAHSGNSASEVVIDVDGGGGTTAVGGGTSLRSSQNELYPMSTSSSSASTGIRPFMWMQQTEESAPSSAPTNGGRSPLMPNFNYSHHHHHHHFHNHQPLALHQHSQPLAGMAMGGAQQSPLSASVDGGTSSAVGDQQPHQHSGGGVAAISTPNGSNLPPFGGGGATRSNSVSSNHLNDEATVHEALNQIPEARVMMDTLARYTPLLLILVAKLCYDHLDGIIYFLMLLITFYHANWVVRQEISKQKQRRIIVLLRELLVIVVTLMIFGLVFEFENIWLVLLFMPISLQPQSLKSLLFSVCITDLILKQITIVIKIIFTLMPPSLVDYKSRGKIYLMIESLSQLYRAAAPIQPWLIFLFESYSGSEKMVGVILSAVYIVAKSTDLLDRVKFCRRSLIKLLQKTSYGTVPTKEQLQTCGGQCSICHDNFVAPVLLECNHIFCELCVGTWFDREQTCPLCRARIVDDPSYRDGATTFFLQLY, encoded by the exons ATGTCCGATACCAATCCTACGGCTGACCACAATAGACAGCAGACGGACAGCTACCAGGCGGCAGGCTCAGAAAAAGAAGAGGTACAAAAGTCTCAACCTTCACCCGTCGAAGTGGATCGTAAGTCTactgcagcagctgatcgacCGGCCAATTCAGGGGCACTCACAGAAACGACCAACATCCCAGCAACATCAGCACCACAAACCAGCTCATCGGCTTCGGAACAATTGTTGTATTGTAACCCCGCGGCAGATTCAACAAACGTTGTGTTGAATCCGCAGACATCAACAACCGCGGCAATCGAACGTCAGACATCGGTCGGGTCCATAGATAGTGGAACGACGATGCCTTCGGCAACAGGAGGAGGAAGTGGAACCGCCGGAGGAAGTGGATTCCGGAGTTCCTTCAGCAATGGCCGAGTTTCGTTTAGCCGGTTTATTTCCGTAGATAGAACACGATCGGGAAACGAGACGGGGAATGGGCGTTCATCAAACTTCAGCAATGATGTGTTTAGCGATTTTTTAACGCTAGTGCAACAAGCAAGACATCCGAGCAGCTTTTTTTCAGCGGAACGAAGGacattttttaatcaaacacCATCTTCCGGGAGGTCGCATGCTCCCGGAACAAGCacgccaccatcatcggcccaCAGTGGTAATTCGGCTAGCGAAGTCGTAATCGATgttgacggcggcggtggcactaCTGCGGTCGGTGGCGGAACATCGCTACGTTCGTCACAAAATGAGCTGTATCCGATGTCAACATCGTCGTCCTCAGCCAGCACTGGGATTCGACCGTTTATGTGGATGCAACAGACAGAAGAAAGTGCCCCGTCTTCTGCTCCAACAAACGGGGGACGGTCGCCACTGATGCCAAACTTCAACTAtagccaccatcaccatcatcatcacttcCACAACCATCAGCCGTTGGCGCTGCATCAGCACAGTCAGCCGTTGGCCGGAATGGCGATGGGCGGAGCACAACAGTCTCCTTTGTCTGCAAGTGTTGACGGTGGCACTTCATCAGCCGTTGGGGACCAGCAACCACATCAAcacagcggtggcggtgtggcggCTATCTCCACACCAAACGGATCAAACTTGCCACCGTTTGGCGGTGGGGGTGCCACTCGTAGCAACAGTGTGAGCTCTAATCACCTCAACGATGAGGCAACCGTTCACGAAGCATTGAACCAAATACCGGAGGCTCGGGTTATGATGGACACTTTGGCTCGATACACACCGTTACTGCTGATCTTGGTGGCTAAACTGTGCTACGACCATTTAGACGGAATCATCTACTTCCTCATGCTGCTGATAACGTTCTACCATGCGAACTGGGTGGTGCGGCAGgaaatttcgaaacaaaaGCAGCGCCGCATCATTGTGCTACTGCGCGAGTTGTTAGTTATCGTTGTGACGCTGATGATATTCGGGCTTGTCTTCGAGTTTGAAAACATTTGGCTGGTGTTACTGTTTATGCCAATTTCGTTGCAACCTCAGTCCTTAAAGTCACTCCTGTTTTCCGTCTGCATCACCGACCTCATTCTGAAGCAGATAACGATTGTGATAAAAATCATCTTTACTTTGATGCCCCCGAGCTTGGTGGACTACAAGAGCAGA GGCAAAATTTATCTTATGATCGAATCATTATCGCAATTATACCGTGCCGCAGCTCCTATACAACCGTGGTTAATTTTCTTGTTTGAATCGTACTCGGGCTCGGAGAAAATGGTTGGAGTTATCTTATCGGCAGTATACATAGTGGCAAAGTCTACGGATCTGCTTGACAGAGTCAAATTTTGTCGTCGATCGTTAATTAAACTGCTGCAGAAAACA aGCTACGGAACTGTGCCTACAAAAGAGCAGTTGCAGACTTGTGGCGGACAGTGTTCGATTTGTCATGATAACTTCGTCGCTCCCGTGCTTCTTGAATGCAATCACATCTTCTGCGAGTTATGCGTCGGCACCTGGTTCGACCGGGAACAAACGTGCCCTCTGTGTCGTGCCAGGATCGTGGACGATCCTTCTTACCGAGATGGGGCCACCACATTCTTCTTGCAGTTATACTAA
- the LOC128275214 gene encoding neuropeptide F-like isoform X2, producing the protein MANNNLTHRLLVALMICTLIVDLSILTAARPQDNDAASVAAAIRYLQELETKHAQHARPRLVRSDLSANINGIHSGLDKIIGYFILEAIDRAHSTDARPRFGKRGGYLNPLVFGQDEQEADWQDPTFSR; encoded by the exons ATGGCAAACAATAATTTAACACACCGTCTGCTCGTGGCGCTAATGATCTGCACATTGATCGTCGATCTCAGCATACTAACGGCGGCCCGGCCACAAGACAACGACGCGGCGTCTGTAGCTGCCGCCATTAGGTACCTGCAGGAACTCGAAACCAAGCATGCCCAACACGCCAGACCAAG GTTGGTACGAAGTGATCTTTCTGCTAATATTAATGGTATACACTCGGGGCTTGACAAAATTATTGGATATTTCATCCTAGAAGCTATCGATAGAGCTCACTCGACTGACGCTAGACCCAG ATTTGGTAAACGCGGGGGTTACCTCAATCCGCTTGTGTTTGGACAAGACGAACAAGAG GCTGATTGGCAGGATCCAACATTTTCCAGATGA
- the LOC128272572 gene encoding serine protease 7-like isoform X2, whose protein sequence is MKFFTTKLLAVCLVLYLRSAYGNWVFPDKVHLEFSDVLNKNCGDTSFTDREKPNEGRPFENPWLILFRHPEEKEPFCQGTLITSQHVLTSAICTEGIVINETKVVVGEYDRLVNPECYKESGCSSMTELGALNKIVHPNFINESYEYDIALVTLSEKLNYSNSVKPICLPLIPIIPSSVHTPMAYNALWPEKSVRPKQIRMGYIPHRECRKFTQDLLALHEGQICAQMKYPEKISLIGGSGSPLLTEFHDRSFQFGILSIGMPDARSAKPFVTFPEF, encoded by the exons atgaaattctTCACTACCAAGTTACTAGCAGTTTGTCTGGTGTTATATTTAAGGAGTGCATATGGGAACT GGGTCTTCCCGGACAAAGTGCATTTGGAGTTTAGTGATGTACTTAATAAGAACTGTGGCGACACCTCATTCACTGATCGGGAAAAGCCCAACGAGGGGCGGCCTTTCGAAAACCCTTGGCTGATCTTGTTTCGACATCCGGAAGAAAAGGAACCATTTTGCCAAGGCACGCTCATCACCAGCCAACATGTGCTAACATCGGCAATATGTACGGAGGGTATTGTTATCAATGA AACAAAAGTGGTAGTGGGCGAATATGACCGATTGGTGAATCCTGAATGTTATAAAGAAAGTGGTTGTTCTTCAATGACTGAGCTCGGGGCACTAAATAAAATAGTGCATCCAAATTTCATCAACGAATCGTACGAATACGACATTGCTCTTGTAACGCTAAGTGAGAAGCTTAACTACAGTAACA GTGTAAAACCAATTTGCCTGCCATTGATTCCTATCATACCTTCGAGTGTCCATACACCGATGGCGTACAATGCCCTCTGGCCAGAGAAAAGTGTGCGACCGAAACAAATTCGAATGGGTTACATCCCTCATCGGGAGTGCCGGAAGTTCACGCAAGATTTGTTGGCTTTACACGAAGGACAGATTTGTGCACAAATGAAGTATCCTGAGAAAATAAGTCTTATCGGTGGGTCTGGATCGCCGCTGTTGACGGAATTTCACGATCGCTCATTCCAGTTCGGGATACTCTCAATCGGTATGCCGGACGCTAGGTCGGCTAAGCCATTCGT CACTTTTCCGGAATTTTGA
- the LOC128271726 gene encoding ATP synthase mitochondrial F1 complex assembly factor 1: protein MAITGVVRQIVHNYRHLVTHHFTVTRGFRMSSARERSEKVLENMKESNPFFEKYANKIASVQQRSPEDFLDRLNSVEKEQKKSKFGPSEVQRDYSELLRPKEALEKNATRNDTHRKLSDIMRLELLDDKSGDDIKHLWLEYHKNKDVVTASIPVEQHQLMMTRAKEHPVFILPVPRSQGYEFVMLQFSANTIHFTPLITYQVHKEDAPECLNITFYTEYVDKGIVLMRGEYDTKVINAQEAQCLVNQLQLYYSQQNETKLQLLETFTKHPDQFKHMDVIEELNNLKI, encoded by the exons ATGGCAATAACTGGTGTAGTCCGGCAAATCGTTCATAATTATCGGCATTTGGTAACTCACCATTTTACGGTAACACGAGGCTTCCGAATGTCGTCAGCGCGAGAAAGGTCGGAGAAGGTGTTGGAAAACATGAAGGAGAGTAATCCGTTCTTCGAAAAGTATGCCAATAAAATTGCTTCCGTGCAGCAAAGGTCACCCGAAGATTTTTTGGATCGTCTGAACAGTGTTGAAAAAGAACAGAAGAAATCAAAGTTTGGACCTTCGGAAGTGCAGCGTGATTATTCGGAGCTGTTGAGACCGAAGGAAGCGCTGGAGAAGAATGCAACGCGAAACGACACGCATCGTAAGCTTAGTGATATTATGCGATTGGAGTTGCTAGACGATAAGTCGGGAGACGACATCAAGCATCTGTGGTTGGAATATCACAAGAATAAAGATGTTGTCACGGCTTCAATTCCCGTGGAACAGCACCAACTAATGATGACGCGTGCAAAAGAGCATCCTGTTTTCATTTTACCTGTACCTCGCAGTCAAGGCTACGAGTTTGTTATGCTGCAGTTTTCCGCCAATACTATACACTTTACTCCTTTGATAACCTATCAG GTTCACAAAGAAGATGCGCCAGAATGCTTGAACATTACTTTTTATACAGAGTATGTTGACAAGGGCATAGTGCTTATGCGAGGAGAATATGACACGAAGGTGATCAATGCGCAAGAAGCTCAGTGCTTAGTTAATCAGCTGCAGCTCTACTATAGTCagcaaaatgaaacgaaattacAGTTGTTGGAAACCTTTACTAAACACCCGGACCAATTCAAGCACATGGATGTCATAGAGGAATTGAATAATCTTAAAATCTAA
- the LOC128272571 gene encoding CLIP domain-containing serine protease HP8-like has product MVQINLSRAGTVFVALFITSIAEASWSSQGSTTTVVQNSTDLLCSRLNNEGCGKRFYDKEFPIDSRLFEHPWIVRFGYKRDDNVTYVFQGALIHELYVVTTVFVTQFDSFGRLTYVRLGEYNSSTENDCSLLSEQGETCAPPAQDIMVDAVIIHPEYNMFRQVNNIALVQMRTPANVNGLSVLPICINQQNQAEDSLLLISSWCGSKETGLSLIPKQYMMKRISPKDCTNLLSTYTLNLEDGIFCIIFKQEHVPQDNTEYAPSLRGSAGGLVYSVQSEGKVYLIGLLSYGPPYPAKLGEPYIVTSIAPFYNWLTEMIKSRINTQCTTTN; this is encoded by the exons atgGTACAAATTAACTTAAGCCGTGCCGGGACCGTATTCGTTGCTTTGTTCATCACGAGCATTGCAGAGGCATCATGGAGTAGCCAAGGAAGTACTACAACAGTCGTCCAAAATTCTACAGATTTACTTTGTTCAAGACTTAATAATGAAGGATGTGGCAAACGCTTCTACGACAAGGAATTCCCAATCGACTCTCGTTTATTCGAACACCCATGGATTGTTCGGTTCGGCTACAAGCGGGATGATAACGTAACCTACGTCTTCCAAGGAGCTTTAATCCATGAGTTATACGTTGTAACCACAGTGTTCGTCACACAATTCGACAGCTTTGGTCGTCT GACCTACGTGAGATTAGGTGAATATAACAGTTCAACTGAGAATGACTGCTCGCTACTTTCGGAACAAGGAGAAACTTGTGCGCCACCTGCACAGGACATCATGGTGGATGCAGTAATTATTCACCCTGAGTACAATATGTTTCGACAGGTGAATAATATAGCACTCGTTCAAATGCGGACACCGGCCAACGTAAACGGGCTATCCGTGCTACCGATTTGCATTAATCAACAGAATCAAGCTGAAGATTCTCTTCTGCTAATTTCGTCATGGTGCGGTTCTAAAGAGACGGGTCTTTCGCTGATCCCAAAACAGTACATGATGAAACGCATTTCTCCTAAAGACTGTACAAATCTCCTGTCAACGTATACACTAAATCTGGAAGACGGAATATTTTGTATAATCTTTAAACAAGAGCACGTTCCCCAAGACAATACAGAGTACGCACCAAGTTTACGGGGAAGTGCCGGTGGATTAGTTTATTCCGTACAATCCGAGGGCAAGGTGTACTTGATAGGACTGCTTTCTTACGGACCACCTTATCCTGCCAAGCTTGGTGAACCATACATTGTTACATCTATCGCTCCATTCTACAATTGGTTGACGGAGATGATAAAAAGTAGGATCAATACACAATGTACAACCACTAACTAA